A window of the Persephonella hydrogeniphila genome harbors these coding sequences:
- a CDS encoding YggS family pyridoxal phosphate-dependent enzyme: MTIKDNVEKVKDIVNKAAEKSGRNPEDIIILAASKTQPVEKIIQAYNAGIRYFGENRVQEGMKKIDQLKNYTDIHWHLIGGLQTNKAKYAVRYFEMIHSLDRKQLADEIDKRAGKIGKKQDVLIEVNVGEEESKYGVKPSELKELFEYSLKKENINILGLMCIPPYIEDKEKSRPYFVLLRKLKENLQKEFGVTLPHLSMGMSHDFDVAVEEGATIVRIGTAIFGEREAP; this comes from the coding sequence ATGACAATAAAAGATAATGTGGAAAAAGTAAAGGATATTGTTAACAAGGCTGCTGAAAAATCAGGAAGAAATCCTGAAGATATTATAATACTCGCAGCATCTAAAACACAGCCTGTTGAAAAGATAATACAGGCGTACAATGCAGGCATCAGATATTTCGGTGAAAACAGAGTACAGGAAGGTATGAAAAAAATAGACCAACTGAAAAATTACACAGACATACACTGGCACCTTATAGGAGGACTCCAGACAAACAAAGCAAAATACGCTGTCAGATACTTTGAGATGATCCATTCTTTAGATAGAAAACAGCTTGCTGACGAGATTGATAAAAGGGCAGGAAAAATAGGGAAAAAACAGGATGTTCTTATAGAGGTAAATGTAGGTGAAGAAGAAAGCAAGTACGGTGTAAAACCTTCTGAACTGAAGGAACTTTTTGAATACTCTCTAAAAAAAGAAAATATAAATATACTGGGACTTATGTGTATTCCTCCATATATTGAAGATAAAGAAAAATCAAGGCCTTACTTTGTTTTGCTCAGAAAATTAAAAGAAAATCTCCAAAAGGAGTTTGGTGTAACACTTCCCCATCTCTCAATGGGAATGTCCCATGATTTTGATGTAGCAGTTGAAGAAGGGGCAACAATTGTCAGAATTGGTACGGCTATATTTGGAGAAAGAGAAGCCCCTTAA
- the cooS gene encoding anaerobic carbon-monoxide dehydrogenase catalytic subunit: MSNNCDYCVTAHDSVKEMHSFLRSMGYKHTFFERVKRQGAICYFGEQGRCCTLCPDGPCRIKRRAPKGKCGIDADGLAARNLLRLVNQGGAAYTHDFKTTLKTLKAISEGKSPFTVKDRKKMVWFAQKLGIETDGTDREIIGRIADYLEKEFMKDTTQPLDIIRKLAPESRVKIWERLGIIPGGYIFESHEASTKVMPNIDTDFMDLSLTSLRLGLSAGFLANIATTIIRDIIFGSPDITKGYADIGVLDKDYVNIVVHGHVPWMGSVVARMAKEKRFQDMAKEAGAKGIKVYGSLCTGQEMLQRPETAKYLDGQVGNWLTQEFVAATGAVDAFLMDKNCAAPGLADLVQKVKLHTKLIPVSSVVRLRDVPVDSSVIYDPEIVEKQAEKLILESIEAYKNRRKTYPVHIPDKKTDYIAGFGVESLLNILGGTPDPLLEAIQAGAIKGVVGLVSCTTMKNGHGTFTYEFVKELLKKDILVLITGCASSLAQAEGFTNKEAIDKFAGEGLKGVCKVLGIPPVLNFGSCLDTGRMIHLIIALSEYLGVDPSQLPVIAAAPEYYNNDAYIDGLLAVSMGINTYVNPIPPIVGGPAFTRLLTRDLEDILGGKFIVEPDPIKAAELIEKELEKKLN; the protein is encoded by the coding sequence ATGAGCAATAACTGTGATTACTGTGTTACAGCCCACGATTCTGTGAAGGAGATGCACTCTTTTCTCAGGTCTATGGGCTATAAACACACTTTCTTTGAAAGAGTAAAAAGGCAGGGTGCTATCTGTTACTTCGGTGAACAGGGAAGATGCTGTACGCTCTGTCCTGATGGTCCATGCAGGATAAAAAGAAGAGCTCCAAAGGGAAAATGTGGAATTGATGCTGATGGTCTTGCAGCAAGAAATCTTTTAAGGCTTGTAAATCAAGGAGGTGCTGCATATACTCACGACTTTAAGACAACATTAAAAACCCTAAAAGCTATATCTGAAGGAAAATCACCATTTACTGTTAAAGACAGAAAAAAGATGGTATGGTTTGCACAGAAATTAGGTATAGAAACTGACGGTACAGATAGAGAGATAATAGGTAGGATAGCAGATTATCTTGAAAAAGAGTTTATGAAAGATACAACACAACCTCTTGATATAATTCGAAAGCTTGCCCCAGAAAGCAGAGTTAAGATATGGGAAAGATTGGGTATTATTCCTGGGGGATATATATTTGAGAGTCACGAAGCATCCACAAAAGTTATGCCTAATATTGATACAGACTTTATGGATCTATCTTTGACATCCTTGAGGTTAGGCCTTTCGGCAGGGTTTCTTGCAAATATAGCAACAACAATAATAAGAGATATTATATTCGGTTCCCCTGATATAACAAAGGGATATGCAGATATTGGTGTTCTTGACAAAGATTATGTAAATATAGTTGTCCACGGTCATGTGCCGTGGATGGGAAGTGTCGTTGCAAGAATGGCAAAAGAAAAAAGATTTCAAGATATGGCAAAAGAAGCTGGAGCAAAGGGAATTAAGGTTTACGGTAGCCTGTGTACAGGTCAGGAGATGCTCCAGAGACCGGAAACGGCAAAGTATTTAGATGGTCAGGTAGGGAACTGGTTGACTCAGGAGTTTGTTGCAGCGACAGGAGCTGTAGATGCATTTCTGATGGACAAAAACTGTGCAGCTCCTGGCCTTGCAGATCTTGTACAGAAGGTTAAACTTCACACAAAGCTTATCCCTGTTTCTTCTGTTGTCAGACTGAGGGATGTTCCTGTTGACAGCTCGGTGATATATGATCCTGAAATAGTTGAGAAGCAGGCAGAAAAGCTGATATTAGAATCTATTGAGGCTTATAAAAACAGAAGAAAAACATACCCTGTCCATATTCCTGACAAAAAAACTGATTATATTGCCGGTTTTGGAGTGGAAAGTCTTTTAAATATCCTTGGTGGTACTCCTGATCCTCTTCTTGAAGCGATACAGGCAGGAGCTATAAAAGGTGTTGTTGGCCTCGTTAGCTGTACAACTATGAAAAACGGACATGGAACCTTTACCTATGAGTTTGTAAAGGAACTTCTGAAAAAAGATATCCTTGTCCTGATAACAGGTTGTGCCTCTTCACTTGCACAGGCCGAAGGTTTTACAAATAAGGAAGCAATTGATAAATTTGCAGGAGAAGGCTTAAAAGGGGTATGTAAAGTTCTTGGAATACCTCCTGTTTTGAATTTTGGGTCGTGTCTGGATACAGGAAGGATGATTCATCTGATTATTGCTCTCTCTGAGTATCTCGGGGTAGATCCTTCTCAACTTCCTGTAATTGCTGCTGCTCCAGAGTATTATAACAACGATGCATATATAGACGGCCTTCTTGCTGTTTCTATGGGAATTAATACTTATGTCAATCCTATTCCTCCTATAGTAGGAGGGCCTGCATTTACAAGACTTTTAACAAGGGATTTAGAGGATATACTCGGTGGGAAGTTTATAGTTGAGCCTGATCCTATTAAGGCTGCAGAACTGATAGAAAAAGAACTTGAGAAAAAGTTAAACTGA